A window from Carassius gibelio isolate Cgi1373 ecotype wild population from Czech Republic chromosome B3, carGib1.2-hapl.c, whole genome shotgun sequence encodes these proteins:
- the LOC127952776 gene encoding uncharacterized protein LOC127952776 produces the protein MVSVVPLRGVIIFLCLLHLCVQGVQDVNTVCLAQMTQYFYDNVQPKTKQGTDAQYALSIYVPPAHCVDKHAKIKNVFDKEDATLVKMLLNRGDKCELCTELKNVIASRPDMKTSEHSEHVLLYPVGNSLMDKLLAKARDQSCVVFYSYNSPCVTTCLQSADNILEGLRNWINKRKIEGQMNAFVFQEIWDKDKDLQTEFKKIDEIVPLYRCRRNRNVMQCKKCVNNNVVDPFCLPKKK, from the exons ATG GTGTCTGTGGTACCACTGAGGGGTGTCATCATCTTCCTCTGCCTGCTTCATCTGTGTGTTCAAGGCGTTCAGGATGTGAACACTGTGTGTCTTGCTCAAATGACCCAGTATTTTTATGACAA TGTCCAGCCAAAGACCAAACAAGGAACTGATGCTCAGTATGCATTATCAATCTATGTCCCACCGGCTCATTGTGTAGATAAACATGCTAAAATCAAGAATGTGTTTGACAAGGAAGATGCAACACTAGTGAAAATGCTTCTCAATAGAGGTGACAAATGTGAACTTTGCACAGAGCTAAAAAATGTAATAGCTTCACGGCCAGATATGAAAACATCAGAACATTCAGAGCATGTTCTGCTCTATCCTGTTGGTAACTCTCTCATGGACAAACTTTTAGCAAAGGCAAGAGACCAAAGCTGTGTAGTGTTTTATTCGTACAACTCACCTTGTGTGACAACATGTCTTCAGAGTGCAGACAATATTCTGGAAGGCCTTAGAAATTggatcaataaaagaaaaatagaaggTCAAATGAATGCCTTTGTCTTCCAAGAGATTTGGGACAAGGACAAGGATCTccaaacagaatttaaaaagatTGATGAGATAGTGCCTCTTTATCGGTGTAGGAGAAACAGAAATGTGATGCAATGCAAGAAATGTGTGAATAATAACGTTGTGGATCCCTTCTGTCTGCCCAAAAAGAAATAA